The following coding sequences lie in one Oncorhynchus gorbuscha isolate QuinsamMale2020 ecotype Even-year linkage group LG10, OgorEven_v1.0, whole genome shotgun sequence genomic window:
- the LOC124045647 gene encoding ammonium transporter Rh type B-like, translating to MKKHSTSLRVRLPVLVLVLEVLLLSLYTAFVTYDNDANAKLQNNETKPMDNALYRDYPYFADIQVMIFIGFGCLLAFFRLYGFSGMVFNFLTATFAIQWAILVQGYFQFSHAGKIHLGVINLINAEFACAVVLISFGAVLGKTSPVQLLVMALLEVPVFSVNEWAVLKYLRINDAGGSILIHLFACYFGLGATFVLYRPRLNEGHAKENTSYQSDILSVMGTLFLWVFWPSFNSALTLKGDDQHRAILHTFIGLSSSTLTAFALSAMLNKNGKITMADIQNVTLAGGVTVGASVDMMISPAAAYALGVMGCIACMLGYKYLSPFLARHLRIQDQCGIHNLHGLTGLISCAAGICAILTATEEVYGPSMYEIFSHRAPMEGDPKLLELQELIPGLQPGLGRSAREQALYQMAAVFSTMGVATLGGILTGFVLKLPYLASPSDDLCFDDELFFNVPPHYDCLMALNGQIKTDDSTAS from the coding sequence ATGAAAAAGCATTCCACCAGTCTGAGGGTGAGACTGCCTGTCCTGGTGCTGGTCCTGGAGgttctcctcctatctctctacaCTGCCTTTGTCACCTATGACAATGATGCTAATGCTAAACTGCAGAACAATGAGACCAAACCCATGGACAACGCACTGTACCGAGATTACCCATACTTTGCTGACATTCAGGTGATGATATTCATTGGATTTGGGTGCCTTCTGGCCTTCTTCCGTCTCTACGGCTTCAGTGGAATGGTCTTCAATTTCCTGACGGCCACCTTCGCCATCCAGTGGGCCATCCTGGTACAGGGCTACTTCCAGTTCAGCCATGCTGGGAAGATCCACCTGGGGGTCATCAACCTGATCAATGCTGAGTTTGCCTGTGCCGTGGTGCTCATTTCCTTCGGGGCTGTCCTGGGAAAGACCAGCCCAGTGCAGCTCCTAGTCATGGCCCTGCTGGAGGTCCCAGTGTTCTCAGTCAATGAATGGGCCGTGCTCAAGTACCTGAGGATCAACGATGCAGGGGGATCGATCCTCATCCACCTGTTTGCCTGCTATTTCGGCCTGGGTGCAACATTTGTCCTGTACAGGCCACGTCTGAACGAGGGTCACGCCAAGGAGAACACCAGCTACCAGTCAGACATCCTGTCAGTTATGGGCACCCTGTTCCTCTGGGTGTTCTGGCCCTCCTTTAACTCGGCTCTAACCCTGAAGGGAGACGACCAGCACAGGGCCATCCTGCACACCTTCATAGGCCTCAGCTCCTCCACCCTCACCGCCTTCGCCCTCTCTGCCATGCTCAACAAGAATGGCAAGATTACAATGGCCGACATCCAGAACGTGACCCTGGCGGGCGGGGTGACAGTGGGGGCGTCGGTGGACATGATGATCTCTCCTGCGGCTGCGTACGCACTGGGTGTGATGGGCTGCATCGCCTGCATGCTGGGATACAAGTACCTCAGCCCCTTCCTGGCCCGCCACCTCCGGATCCAGGACCAGTGTGGTATCCACAACCTGCATGGCCTCACAGGACTCATATCCTGTGCCGCAGGGATATGTGCCATCCTGACAGCCACTGAGGAGGTGTATGGACCCAGCATGTATGAGATCTTTAGCCACAGGGCACCTATGGAAGGAGATCCTAAGCTTCTAGAGCTCCAGGAGTTGATCCCTGGTCTGCAGCCAGGTCTGGGGCGCAGTGCCAGGGAACAGGCCCTCTACCAGATGGCAGCTGTGTTCTCCACTATGGGAGTGGCAACACTAGGGGGCATATTGACAGGCTTTGTGTTGAAGCTGCCGTATCTTGCATCACCCTCAGATGACCTCTGCTTTGATGATGAGCTATTTTTCAATGTTCCGCCTCATTATGATTGTCTGATGGCCCTAAATGGTCAAATCAAAACTGATGATTCGACAGCATCATAG